Sequence from the Thermus tengchongensis genome:
CCAGGGCCAGGCCCTTTTCCGCCTGCTCCCGGTAAAGGGAAAGGGCCCTGACCTTTTCCAAAAGGAGCCGCCGCCAGGCCCCCGGGCGCACGGCGTACCGGTCCGCCCGCTCCCCCGGGCGGCGCAGGCGCTCCACCAGCTGCAACCGGGTGAGGAGGTTCAGGGCGCCGCTCAAGGCCCCCTTGCTGGCGGATAGGGCCTCCCCCATCTCCTTGGCGCTCTGTTCCGCCGGCTCGGCCACCAGGAGAAAGGCCAGAACCCGGCCCGCCATCCGGGGAAGGCCCGCCGCCTCAAAGAGGAGGGCGGTCTCCTCCACCCACCGCTTCAGGGCAGGGTCCATGGCTCCAGCGTAAAGAGATCAGTAAGTTTTGTCAATAGTGAACTTTTGAAATCCAAAGCGGGTGCAAGGGGGTGGCCCCCGGGGCGGGCGCCGCCTGGGCCCGCCGGGAGGGGCAAGCCGGGGCCGGGTGCTTCACCGACCGGCTCTGTGCCCTTTGGCTCCCAATCCGATCCCGTGCCCCGCGCCTAGAGCTCCGCCAGGTCCACCCGCTCCAAGACCGGCAGGGCCCTCAGGGCCTCCAGCACCTCTGGGCTGGGCTTCTGGTCCACGGTGAGCACAAAGAGGGCCCGCCCCCCGGGCATGTCCCGGCCCAGCTGCATCCCGGCGATGTTCACCCCTGCCTCCCCCAGAAGGGTCCCCACCTGGCCCACCACCCCGGGGCGGTCGTAGTTCACGCAGACCAGCATGTACCCCTCGGGCACCACCTCGAGGGCGTAGTCGTCGATGCCCACCAGGCGGGGCTTACCCCCCATCACCACCCCCCGGGCCCGGCGCTCCTCCTGGTCGGTGGCTAGGCGCACCTCCAGAAGCCTGGTGTACTCCCCCGCCTGCTCCTCCTTGCGGGTGACGAGGCGGATGCCCCGGTCCTTCAGGAGGGGCCGGGCGGACACCAGGTTCACCGCCTCCCCCCCCAGCACCCGGGAGAGAAATCCCTTGGCCACGGCGCTGGCCACGGGCTCGGGGTCCTTTTCAAACTGGCCCAGGAAGCTCACCTCCAAGACCTGTGGCCGCCCGCGGGTGATCTGGGCCAGGAGCTTGCCTAAAGCCTCCCCTAGGGGCAGAAACCCCTTAAGGGCCTCGAGGGCCTCGGGGTCAAAGCCGGTGTTGAGGGCGTAGGAAAGGTCCCCCTCCAAGGTGCGCACCACCCGCTCGAGGACGGCCTCCCCCACCCGCTCCTGGGCCTCCACCGTGTTGGCCCCCAGGTGGGCGGTGAGGACCACCTTCGGGTGGTTAAGAAGCGGGTGGTCCTTGGGGGGAGGCTCCTGGGTAAACACGTCCAGGCCAGCGGCGAACAGGTGGCCTTCCTCCAAAACCTCCAACAGGGCCTTTTCGTCCACAATCCCCCCCCTGGCGGCGTTCACCACCACCGCCCCCCGGGGCAGGAGGTAGAGTTCCCGCCTGCCGATCATCCCTCGCGTTTCCTCGGTGAGGGGGGTGTGGACGGTGAGGAAATGGCTCTGCCGGAGCATGTCGGAAAGGTCCTCCAAAAGCTCCACCCCCAGGCTTTCCGCCCGGGTGCGGGGGATGTAGGGGTCGTAGGCCAAGACCCGCATCTCAAACCCCTTGGCGAAGCGGGCCACCTGGCTTCCGATCCTCCCCAAACCGACAATGCCCAGGGTTTTCCCCTTAAGCTCCAAGCCCAGGAACTTCCGGTCCCACTCCCCGGCGCGGATCTTGCGGTCGGAAAGGGCAATCCCCCGGGCCGCTGCCAGAAGGAGGCCAAAGGCCAGCTCCGCCGCGGAGCGAGTGTTGGCCTCGGGCACGTTCACCACCAGGATGCCCAGGCGGCTTGCCGCCTCGAGGTCCACATTGTCCACGCCCACCCCACCCCGGCCCACCACCTTGAGCCGCTTGCCCCGCTGGAGCAGTTCCGCATCCACCTGGGTTCGGCTCCGGGTGATGAGGGCATCGTAGGCGGGGATGATCTCTAAAAGCTCCTCCCGCCCTATGCCCGGCCGGTAGTCCAAGAGTACCCCGGGGTACCTCACGTCCCCCAACCGCATATCATCGGACACCAGGACCCGCCACATATACCCTTGACCCTAACAAAAACCGACCCCCGGGGCAACCGGGCCGCTACACTACACCGGGCCCCTATGGTATCCTGGGCCGGACCACAAGGAGGCCTGATGAAGGTAGCCTTGGTAACCGACTCCACCTCTGACCTACCGAAGCCCCTGCGGGAGCGCCTGGGGATCCGGGCGGTGCCCCTTTACGTGAACCTGGGGGGCAGGGTGTACCGAGACTGGGAGGAGATCACTCCTGAGGAGATCTTCCGCAAGGTGCGCCAGGGGGAGGCTTTCCCCACCACCAGCCAACCCTCCCCCGAGGACTTCCTCAAGGCCTACCAGGACGCTTTAGCGGAAGCGGACCACGTCCTTTCCCTCCACATCTCCGCCAAACTCTCGGGCACGGTGCAGTCGGCGGAGCTGGCGGCGCAAAGCTTCCCCGGCCGCATCACCGTGTTGGACAGCCAGGCGGCTTCCTTGGGCATCGGCATGATGGTGCTCCGGGCCCATGAACTCCTCGCCGAAGGGCAATCCCTAAAGGAGGTGCTCCAGGAGCTTGAGCGCATCCGCCGGGACCACTTCGTCCGCTTCAGCGTGGCCACCTTGGAATTTTTGAAGCGTGGCGGGCGCATCGGCGGGGCCCAAGCTCTTTTGGGCACCCTCCTGGGCATCAAACCCATCCTCACCCTCAAGGACGGCCGCGTGGAAGCTGCGGGCCGCGCCCGTGGGGAAAGGAAGGCCAAAGAGGAGATCCTAAAGGACTTCAAGGCTTGGGCGGCGGGGCGCAGGCACATCCGGGCCTTCTTCTTGTACAGCGCAGAAGACCAGGCGGTCAAAGAGCTTAAGGAGCTGGTGCTCTCCTCCGGGCTTCCGGTGGAGGAAGCTTTGGTGAGCGAGCTGGGGGCGGTGATCGCCAGCCACACCGGACCCGGAACCTACGGCTTTTATGCGTACAGCCTCTAGCGTGGCCTTCGTGGCCGACTCCACCCTGGGGCTCTCCCCGGAAGAGGGCCTGAGGTATGGCATCCACGTGGTGCCCCAGCAGGTGGTCTGGAAGGACAAGGCCTACCGCGACCTGGTGGAGATCGGCCCAGAAGAGGTTTTGGCCCTCCTGGAAAAGGGGGAGCGCCTTTCCACCAGCCAGGTGGCCCCAGAGGACCTGCGCGCCACCTACGAAGCCCTCCTCCGCACCCACGAGCGCGTGCTCTCGGTGCACGTATCCGGCCACCTCTCGGGGACGGTGGCCACCGCTAGTGCCGTGGCCCGGGACTATGGGGAAAGGGTGAAGGTGCTGGACTCCTGGTCCTTGAACGGGGGGCTTTGGCTGGTTTTGGAGGAAGCCAGGCGGCTCCTTTGGCAAGGGGTGGTCTGGGAGCGCCTGGAAGAGGCTGTGGCCCCCTACAGGGAGCGGGTGCGGGGTTACGTCCTCCCCACAACCCTCACCTACCTGCACCGCTCCGGGCGCATCTCCAGCCTGCAGAGCCTGGTGGGGAGCGTCCTGCGCATCCTCCCCGTCTTGGAGGTGAAGGGGGGCAGGGTCCTCCCCGGGCCCCGGGTCCGGGGCTTCACCGAGGGCCTGCGCAAGGTGGCCGAGCTCTTCCGCCGGGACTTCCCCGGCGGAGCCCTGGTTCACCTGGCCCATGCGGGGAACCTGGAGGGAGTCTCGGCCTTGGGGAAACAGGTGCGGGAGGAGGGGGTGGAACTCCTCGCCACCCTGCCCGCGGGGGCAGCGGTGAGCGTCCACGCCGGCCCCGGCACCGTGGCCCTCTTCGCTGGGCCCAGGAGGTGAGGGATGCGGGCGGTGGTGCAACGGGTTTCCGAGGCCTTTGTGGAGGTGAATGGCGAGGAGGTGGGAAGGATTGGCCTGGGGCTTCTGGTCCTCCTGGGGGTGGGGCATGGGGACACGGTGGAGGACGCCCTTTACCTGGCGCGCAAGATCGTGGCCCTACGCATCTTTCCCGACGAGGCGGGCAAGATGAACCTCTCACTCAAGGAGGTGGGTGGAGAGGTGCTCCTCGTGAGTCAGTTCACCCTTTACGCGGAGACCCGCAAGGGAAACCGACCCTCCTTTGTCCGGGCTGCCCCGCCCGACCTGGGCAAGCGCCTCTACGAAGCGGCCATAGAGGCCTTCTTGCAACAGGGCGTGCACGTGGAAACCGGGGTGTACGGGGCCCACATGCGGGTGCACCTGGTGAACGATGGCCCCGTGACCCTCCTCCTGGACTCCGAGGAGCGGCTTAAGCCCCGCTGAGGCAACCGAAAGGACGCGGCCTTGCCTCGGTCCTCCGGGGACGAGGGCCCCAGGAGGTAGGCCCTGGCCCTCATGGTCCTCATGGTCCAAAGGGCTAGCATGAACCACTCCCCAGAAGAGGAGTGCTTATGCCGAACGCCAAACCTCAGCGAGTCGAACCCAAAGACTGGATCCCCCTCATCAAACCCTACGCCAAGCCCAACACCCTAAGAAGCCTACGCCAGGTGGCGGACACCCTTCTTCCCCTTCTCCTCCTCTTTTACCTGGCCCACAAGGCCCTTTCCGTTTCCCTGGCCCTGACCTTCGTACTGGACTTCGCCGCGGCGTTGTTCCTGGTGCGCCTCTTCATCCTCCAGCACGACGCCGGGCATGGCTCCTTCTTCCCCAAGAAGTGGGCCAACGACCTTCTGGGCTTCTTCACTGGGGTTTTGACTCTGGTTCCCTACCACCACTGGCAACTATCCCACGCCCGCCACCACGCCACCAGCGGCAACCTGGACAAGCGGGGGGTGGGGGACATCTACACCATGACCCTCGAGGAGTACCTGCAGGCCACCCCTTGGCAGCGGCTCGCCTACCGCCTATACCGCAACCCCTTCGTCATGTTCCTCCTGGGGCCCATCTACGTCTTCATGCTCTCCTACCGCCTGCCCTTGGGCTATGGGTCGGACAAGCCCTCGGTGCGCAACTCCGTGGCCCTCACCAACCTCTTCCTAGCCCTTTTGCTGGCAGGGATCGTGGTTTTCTTCGGGGTGAAGACCCTCCTTTTCGTCTACCTCCCCATCCAGTACTTGGCGGGGATGATGGGGATCTTCCTCTTCTACGTGCAACACCAGTTTGAGGACGTCTACTGGGAGCACGACCCCCGCTGGGAGTACCTCAAAGCGGCCATGGAGGGAAGCACCTACCTGAAGCTTCCCAAGGTCCTGCAGTGGCTCACGGGGAACATCGGCTTCCACCACATCCACCACCTGGCCCCCAAGATCCCCAACTACCTGCTGCCCAAGGTGCAGGAGGAGGTGGACCTGGTGAAGGTGGCCCCCACCGTCACCCTGAAGGATGCCTTCAAGATCGCCTTCGCCGACATGCACCTCTACGACGAGGAAAGCCGCGAGCTGGTGGGCTTTAGGGAGGCCCACCGGCGCCTAAGGGAAACCCAAGGCAAAAGGGCCTACTAAGCAGCCCTTAGTGCCGGAAGTGCCGCACCCCGGTGAAGACCATGGCCAGGCCCAGCTCGTCCGCCGCCCGGATGGAGTCCTCGTCCCGCACGCTTCCCCCGGGCTGGATGATGGCGGCGATGCCGAACTCTCCCGCCAGGCGCACCACGTCGTCGAAGGGGAAGAAGGCGTCTGAGGCCAGAACCGCCCCCTGGGCCTTCTCCTTGGCGGTCTTGAGGGCGTGCTTGGCGGCGGCGTAGCGGTTAGTCTGCCCCACCCCGATGCCCAGGGTCTGCCCCCCCTTGGCCACCACGATGGCATTGGAGCGCACGTGCTTCACCACCTTCCAGGCGAAGAGGAGGTCGGCCCACTCCTCCTCGCTGGGGGCCTTCCGGGTGACCACCTTGGACTCGATGGGGTCTTCGGTGTCGGCGTCTTGGAGGAGCACCCCGCCCCGGAGGCGGCGGAGGTCCAGGTAGGGGCCTTGGGCAGGAAAGGGCACCTTGAGGAGGCGCAGGTTCTTCTTCCGGGAAAGGACCTCCAGGGCCTCCTCCGTATACCCCGGGGCCAGGACCACCTCCAAGAAGACCTCCCGCATGGCCTCCGCCGTGGCCCCGTCCACCTCCCGGTTGAAGGCCACAATGCCGCCGAAGATGGAAACCGGGTCGGCCTCGTAGGCCTTGCGGTAGGCCTCCAAGGGGTCCTGCCCCAGGGCCACCCCGCAGGGGTTTTGGTGCTTGATGGCCACGCAGGCGGGCTCGCCAAACTCGGAGACCAGGTTCCAGGCGGCCTCGGCGTCCAGATAGTTGTTGAAGCTCATGGCCTTGCCCTGGAGGACCTCCGCCTGCAAAAGGGGCCCCTCCTCCCCTAAAACCCGGTAAAGCGCCGCCTCCTGGTGGGGGTTTTCCCCGTAGCGCAAGGGGCTTTCCCGCCTGAGGACCAAGAACTTCTCAGGCGGGAACTTCTCCCCGGCAAGCCACTCGGCGATGGCGGCGTCGTAGGCCGCGGTGTGGGCGAAGGCCTTGCGGGCAAGCTCTTTGCGGAACTCCGGCGTCGGGCCCTCTTTCAGGGCCTCGAGGACCCGCGGATAGTCCTCGGGGTCGCAGACGGGAAGCACCGCCAGGTGGTTCTTGGCCGCCGCCCGGAGCATGGCCGGCCCCCCGATGTCGATCTGCTCCAGGGCCTCGGCGAAGGGGGCCCCGCGGGCCACGGTTTCCCGGAAGGGGTAGAGGTTCACCGCCAGCACCCCGATGCGCTCCAAGCCCAAGGCCCTAAGCTCCTCCTCCTGGTCGGGGCGGGCCAGAAGCCCGGCATGCACCTTGGGGTGCAGGGTCTTCACCCGGCCCTCGAGGACCTCGGGAAAGCCGGTGAAATCCGAGATATAGGTCACGGGAAGCCCCGCCTC
This genomic interval carries:
- a CDS encoding DegV family protein, which translates into the protein MRTASSVAFVADSTLGLSPEEGLRYGIHVVPQQVVWKDKAYRDLVEIGPEEVLALLEKGERLSTSQVAPEDLRATYEALLRTHERVLSVHVSGHLSGTVATASAVARDYGERVKVLDSWSLNGGLWLVLEEARRLLWQGVVWERLEEAVAPYRERVRGYVLPTTLTYLHRSGRISSLQSLVGSVLRILPVLEVKGGRVLPGPRVRGFTEGLRKVAELFRRDFPGGALVHLAHAGNLEGVSALGKQVREEGVELLATLPAGAAVSVHAGPGTVALFAGPRR
- the purH gene encoding bifunctional phosphoribosylaminoimidazolecarboxamide formyltransferase/IMP cyclohydrolase, yielding MWALLSVSDKRGLVPFAEGLLGLGFRLLATGGTYKTLVEAGLPVTYISDFTGFPEVLEGRVKTLHPKVHAGLLARPDQEEELRALGLERIGVLAVNLYPFRETVARGAPFAEALEQIDIGGPAMLRAAAKNHLAVLPVCDPEDYPRVLEALKEGPTPEFRKELARKAFAHTAAYDAAIAEWLAGEKFPPEKFLVLRRESPLRYGENPHQEAALYRVLGEEGPLLQAEVLQGKAMSFNNYLDAEAAWNLVSEFGEPACVAIKHQNPCGVALGQDPLEAYRKAYEADPVSIFGGIVAFNREVDGATAEAMREVFLEVVLAPGYTEEALEVLSRKKNLRLLKVPFPAQGPYLDLRRLRGGVLLQDADTEDPIESKVVTRKAPSEEEWADLLFAWKVVKHVRSNAIVVAKGGQTLGIGVGQTNRYAAAKHALKTAKEKAQGAVLASDAFFPFDDVVRLAGEFGIAAIIQPGGSVRDEDSIRAADELGLAMVFTGVRHFRH
- a CDS encoding DegV family protein is translated as MKVALVTDSTSDLPKPLRERLGIRAVPLYVNLGGRVYRDWEEITPEEIFRKVRQGEAFPTTSQPSPEDFLKAYQDALAEADHVLSLHISAKLSGTVQSAELAAQSFPGRITVLDSQAASLGIGMMVLRAHELLAEGQSLKEVLQELERIRRDHFVRFSVATLEFLKRGGRIGGAQALLGTLLGIKPILTLKDGRVEAAGRARGERKAKEEILKDFKAWAAGRRHIRAFFLYSAEDQAVKELKELVLSSGLPVEEALVSELGAVIASHTGPGTYGFYAYSL
- a CDS encoding GbsR/MarR family transcriptional regulator, with the protein product MDPALKRWVEETALLFEAAGLPRMAGRVLAFLLVAEPAEQSAKEMGEALSASKGALSGALNLLTRLQLVERLRRPGERADRYAVRPGAWRRLLLEKVRALSLYREQAEKGLALVGEAKGERLREMRELYAFFERELPKLLERFSEGG
- the dtd gene encoding D-aminoacyl-tRNA deacylase gives rise to the protein MRAVVQRVSEAFVEVNGEEVGRIGLGLLVLLGVGHGDTVEDALYLARKIVALRIFPDEAGKMNLSLKEVGGEVLLVSQFTLYAETRKGNRPSFVRAAPPDLGKRLYEAAIEAFLQQGVHVETGVYGAHMRVHLVNDGPVTLLLDSEERLKPR
- a CDS encoding fatty acid desaturase; amino-acid sequence: MPNAKPQRVEPKDWIPLIKPYAKPNTLRSLRQVADTLLPLLLLFYLAHKALSVSLALTFVLDFAAALFLVRLFILQHDAGHGSFFPKKWANDLLGFFTGVLTLVPYHHWQLSHARHHATSGNLDKRGVGDIYTMTLEEYLQATPWQRLAYRLYRNPFVMFLLGPIYVFMLSYRLPLGYGSDKPSVRNSVALTNLFLALLLAGIVVFFGVKTLLFVYLPIQYLAGMMGIFLFYVQHQFEDVYWEHDPRWEYLKAAMEGSTYLKLPKVLQWLTGNIGFHHIHHLAPKIPNYLLPKVQEEVDLVKVAPTVTLKDAFKIAFADMHLYDEESRELVGFREAHRRLRETQGKRAY
- the serA gene encoding phosphoglycerate dehydrogenase — protein: MWRVLVSDDMRLGDVRYPGVLLDYRPGIGREELLEIIPAYDALITRSRTQVDAELLQRGKRLKVVGRGGVGVDNVDLEAASRLGILVVNVPEANTRSAAELAFGLLLAAARGIALSDRKIRAGEWDRKFLGLELKGKTLGIVGLGRIGSQVARFAKGFEMRVLAYDPYIPRTRAESLGVELLEDLSDMLRQSHFLTVHTPLTEETRGMIGRRELYLLPRGAVVVNAARGGIVDEKALLEVLEEGHLFAAGLDVFTQEPPPKDHPLLNHPKVVLTAHLGANTVEAQERVGEAVLERVVRTLEGDLSYALNTGFDPEALEALKGFLPLGEALGKLLAQITRGRPQVLEVSFLGQFEKDPEPVASAVAKGFLSRVLGGEAVNLVSARPLLKDRGIRLVTRKEEQAGEYTRLLEVRLATDQEERRARGVVMGGKPRLVGIDDYALEVVPEGYMLVCVNYDRPGVVGQVGTLLGEAGVNIAGMQLGRDMPGGRALFVLTVDQKPSPEVLEALRALPVLERVDLAEL